DNA from Quercus lobata isolate SW786 chromosome 1, ValleyOak3.0 Primary Assembly, whole genome shotgun sequence:
GAAAGAAGCTGATGGAGCAGGACCCTTGAGAGGCCAAACAGATACCAAGGATGAAGAAATGGACTTCAAGAAGATTATGAAGGATATTGAGAATATCAGTAtgtttcaattttctctcaccTTTGTTGCTTTTTTAGTCCTGAAATTGTACCTTCTAACTTCCCCTTTTAATTCACTGCattaattttatattgagtttatttttatttttatttatttttaatttttaattttttaaatttataatctcTTTGTAGCCTAAGATATGCATaatggaaacttttttttttttttctagaacaAGATATCAATGTTAAGAATAACATAGATCCCCACCTGCTATTTAtgatcattattattattataattcgTCACTGCTATATGTTGCAGTGTGGGCTTCTGTGTTTAGATATCCATGCAACAGTTTCTGCTTTGTAAAGTTACTTTTTGTCTTGTTAGAGAGCCAAAAGAAATATTTGGTTATCTTAACCTTGTAAAGGTTCTCTCTGTGGTTCAAATAGAACGTGTCTCAAGCTGAACAGTATCAACCGTCAAGGTCTCTATTGGGATAATTTGTAGCACAtttgtctttttaatttcatttttccatttgcTTGTGACCTAATGTAAGGCAATGCCATTTTTTCAGGCTCCTCACATATGACatggaaagagagaaaggaaatggAGAATAGGAAGGTGATTGGTCTAGGTGGAAAGGTAAGAACTCTTTGCCCTTCTTTCATCTTCACTTTTAGCTCTATTTTGTTTGCAACAAGCAAACGGCCAGGTGGTGAACACTGAAGTGAACTTTTCAATTACTGTGACTGTATTGTATTCATTTAAAGCTTCCTAAATCTCCTTTAAAAACAGCCTACTAAGAAGCAGAGACTACCCCTCAGTGTAGCACGACCCATGATGaagaaacaaaaggaaagaGAGCAGAAAATGCTAGAAGAGGtgattaatatatttcattGGCCTTTTTATCTATAGTTCATCTGACCGGCAAGACTTTTTGTAGTTTCACTaactattttagcttttagcgTTTGATTCTTGGACAATTTGGAGGCAAGTCCAGCAGTAGTGATAAAAGATCAATGGGGAGGCGCAAACCTGAAGACAGGGTTTTGAAAGCAAGTGAAGGTCATTTTAGAAATGGTGTACTTGATGTAAAGCATCTGTTACATTCAGCTCCAGCTCCAGCTCCTTCTAGAGGGAGTTATTCAGGTACCCATTTGTTCAGTGAtggggaaaggaaaggaaagggaaagggaaagggaaagggaaaggggAAGGGAAAGAAGAATGGAGGTAAGAAGGGTGGTGGTAGGAAGCGCCACTAAATGCATGCAAGATGGGAAATATTCACAATGGAAACAAATAGAAGCACTAGTTGTCTACTTTAGATTTTTGTATCATTCTTGGAGCTCAAGCTATGCTAGTAATAACATTGTTCTCTTATTTGTCATTGCTAATGGAAAGGGTTAActttatcttctctctctctctctctctctcaccattggtttaaatttgagcattttccattttcaaataaattgtaTTGCATAGCATAGATGAAGGAACCATCGATTTATGTCTCTGCATATCTCCACTGTATATAAAAACGTGAACGtgataaatttcttttttccacATACTCTCAAGCAAGCCACTCCCGACTCCAATCCATTTAATACAATAACGAACTTCACATTGGAGAGCTAAAAtccttgagagagagaaaaattgatgCTATGGTAAGGCCTGGAGACTGCTGTACAAAGAGAATGTTGATACCTTGGAAcattttttcatccaatcccCTGCCGCTGAGTTGAGCAGGTGTTGTTAAATTTGGTTTGGCCTTTTCACCTGCATTAATTTTTGTGTGTAAATACATCGATAGTTGGGGATGAAGTGCTAAGTTTGGAGGACTGAGATCACTATGTCTTAATTGGTTAAGCATTATAAACCCATTTATACTGGGGCTGATAGGGTAGGAAGCAAAAGATTCGCAATCTTTGAGGCCATCATCTGTGACTATTTGTGGATAAGCTAGAGATAATATTTTACATGGAGGCTTTTAAATACCTCTCTGCCAACTTGCAAGACAAGTTAAATAAGGCATATCTAGATCATTAGTCTATATGGTGAGATTCTAGGGGTGAACAAACATCCGATATAGCATCATTGAAAGCTAATTCTTTTGGGTCAAGTGAGTTGAATTTTCGAAATTGATTGATTGAACTAGCCAATTCTTTTGGGTTGAGGGAGTTGAATTGTCGAAATTGATTGATTGAACCCATATCGTAGTAAGTCAAATCTATGTTGTGTTGTCGATTACTACCATCATTAAAGAGCTAACAATGGTTGTGGGGGGCTGAATATAGCATCCTTGTGCATCCTCTTGTGTTGTTGTTGTCCCTTCTACTGCATCTTTGTTAGACGTGGCAAAATGGGCAGGTCGGGTCAGGTTGCGGGTTGGGTTGActtgtatttttcaaacaagtcTTGACTCTTGACAGCCTTGTGTAATGTGTTGTCTTGTCCCATGTCAAGCAGTGAAGCTAGCTCTTATTGGTTGGGATGAAGCTCAAATAGTCATTCTCTCATGTCATGTCTTGACAACAGTTTTAattgtttataactttatatctataatatattaattattagtttggTACTTTGTGCTTTATGCACCTACTATCAGGaagtaatttaaatatttttttagtaatttttttttaacgagTCGGGTTGACCCATTAAAAATCAGGTCGAGTCACAACTCAACTCATTTTTGCTTCGGGTCAAAAAAAGGGGTTTGAGTCAGGTATTTTTCGAGTCGGGTCGGGTtaggtcagaaaattctgacccgtaTTTCCATGTCTAATCTTTGTCCCTTGCTTTGAATTGTATTGCATCATTGTGCTTCCTTTTTTTCCTCACCAATGTCATCTTGATCCCTCACTTGAAAACCAACCAGTTGACTTTGACTAATgactcaaaacaaaattgtGGTTG
Protein-coding regions in this window:
- the LOC115982386 gene encoding uncharacterized protein LOC115982386 codes for the protein MYKKMKEADGAGPLRGQTDTKDEEMDFKKIMKDIENISSSHMTWKERKEMENRKVIGLGGKPTKKQRLPLSVARPMMKKQKEREQKMLEERLILGQFGGKSSSSDKRSMGRRKPEDRVLKASEGHFRNGVLDVKHLLHSAPAPAPSRGSYSGTHLFSDGERKGKGKGKGKGKGKGKKNGGKKGGGRKRH